One window of Syngnathus acus chromosome 16, fSynAcu1.2, whole genome shotgun sequence genomic DNA carries:
- the myo1eb gene encoding myosin IEb isoform X2: protein MGSKERYHWLAQDVKVSGVDDMVLLSKINEDAITENLKKRYMDDYIFTYIGPVLISVNPFKQLPYFTDREVDLYQGAAQYENPPHVYALADDVYRNMMIDCENQCVIISGESGAGKTVAAKYIMSYVSKVSGGGDKVQHVKDIILQSNPLLEAFGNAKTVRNNNSSRFGKYFEIQFGRGGAPDGGKISNFLLEKSRVVSQNPGERNFHIYYQLLEGASGEQRENLGVTIPDYYNYLNQSGTFTVEDVNDKKEFSDTLGAMSVVGLSMEDQDSVVQLVAGILHLGNINFREENNFAVVESADFLAFPSFLLGIPQDALCSKLTSRIMDSKWGGKSESISVTLNTEQACFTRDALAKALYSRLFDFLVDCVNRAIQKDREEFNIGVLDIYGFEIFQQNGFEQFCINFVNEKLQQIFIELTLKAEQEEYVQEGIKWTPIEYFNNKVVCDLIESKLNPPGIMSVLDDVCATMHAKGDGADQTLLQKLQGQVGSHQHFSSWNKGFVVHHYAGKVSYDVSGFCERNRDVLFNDIIELMQGSEFPFIRALFPENLEADKRGRPTTAGSKIKKQANTLVQTLMRCTPHYVRCIKPNETKRPRDWEESRVRHQVEYLGLRENIRVRRAGYAYRRLFSKFLQRYAVLTKETWPTWQGDERQGVLHLLNSVNMDQDQFQLGKTKVFVKAPESLFLLEEMRERKYNGYARLIQKAWRKHVAVRKYVKMREEASDILLNKKERRQNSLNRNFVGDYIGTDVHPEIRQFVGRRERIDFADVVIKFDRRFRMVKRDLILTPKFLYLIGREKVKQGPDKGQIQEVLKRKVELANIQSVSLSALQDDIFIVHQQDYDSVLQSVFKTEFLSLLVKRHHEKTQSNLPLKFNNLLEFKVKKGGWGPFSSSGSRQIQFQLGQGDEAVLKPSGKVLRVSIGPGLPKSSRPTRRDNRKSFYRENRAAPTAQNDSDPHNGGVGTRRGSPSRGASLRQQSSMEQPSLPRLQNRHRRDSGHAQHVDMGFMSVPDQGAAGLQRRRSKELKPVPGAGRPKPAPKPKPRSPQCRALYAYDAQDTDELSFNMDDVIEILTEGLSFRSVGLVVWTPSRTRGNVPRKLRGEDLDVEVIAN, encoded by the exons GGCAGCAAAGAGCGCTATCACTGGCTGGCTCAGGACGTGAAGGTGAGCGGCGTGGACGACATGGTGCTCCTGTCCAAAATCAACGAGGACGCCATCACGGAGAACCTCAAGAAGAGATATATGGATGATTACATCTTT ACCTACATTGGACCAGTTCTGATCTCCGTCAATCCGTTTAAACAACTTCCCTATTTCACGGACCGAGAAGTGGACCTCTACCAGGGCGCG GCTCAATACGAGAACCCGCCTCACGTCTACGCGTTGGCTGACGACGTTTACCGCAACATGATGATTGACTGCGAGAACCAGTGTGTCATCATCAG CGGTGAGAGTGGTGCGGGGAAGACGGTGGCGGCCAAATACATCATGAGCTACGTATCCAAGGTGTCAGGGGGTGGTGACAAGGTGCAG CACGTGAAGGACATCATCCTGCAGTCCAACCCCCTGCTGGAGGCCTTCGGGAACGCCAAGACGGTCCGGAACAATAATTCCAGCCGCTTT GGAAAGTACTTTGAGATCCAGTTTGGCCGTGGCGGCGCTCCCGACGGAGGAAAGATCTCCAACTTCCTGTTGGAGAAGAGCCGAGTGGTTTCGCAAAATCCAGGAGAGAGGAATTTCCACATCTACTACCAG CTGCTAGAGGGGGCGAGCGGGGAGCAGAGGGAAAACCTTGGGGTCACAATCCCCGACTACTACAACTACCTTAACCAATCGGGAACTTTCACAGTCGAAGACGTCAACGACAAGAAGGAGTTCTCTGACACCTTG GGCGCCATGTCGGTGGTAGGCCTGTCCATGGAAGACCAGGATTCGGTCGTTCAGCTGGTCGCGGGCATCCTCCACCTGGGCAACATAAACTTTCGCGAGGAGAACAACTTTGCGGTGGTGGAGAGCGCTGACT TTCTGGCCTTCCCGTCCTTCCTGCTGGGGATCCCCCAGGACGCTCTATGCAGCAAACTGACCAGCAGGATCATGGACAGCAAGTGGGGAGGCAAGAGTGAGTCCATCTCGGTCACCCTCAACACGGAGCAGGCCTGCTTCACCCGCGACGCCCTGGCCAAAGCCCTCTACAGCCGCCTCTTTGACTTCCTGGTGGAC TGTGTCAATAGAGCCATACAGAAGGACCGGGAGGAGTTCAACATCGGAGTCCTGGACATCTACGGCTTTGAGATCTTCCAA CAAAACGGGTTTGAACAGTTCTGCATCAACTTTGTCAACGAGAAGCTGCAGCAGATTTTCATTGAACTCACATTGAAGGCGGAGCAG GAGGAGTACGTTCAGGAGGGCATCAAGTGGACGCCCATCGAGTATTTCAACAACAAAGTTGTGTGTGACCTCATTGAATCCAAGCTG AATCCTCCTGGCATCATGAGCGTGTTGGACGACGTGTGCGCCACCATGCACGCCAAAGGCGATGGCGCTGACCAGACTCTGCTGCAGAAACTCCAAGGTCAAGTGGGCTCACACCAACACTTCAGCAGCTGGAACAAAGGCTTTGTGGTGCACCACTACGCTGGAAAG GTGTCCTATGACGTCAGCGGCTTCTGCGAGAGGAACAGAGATGTGCTGTTCAACGACATCATTGAGCTGATGCAAGGCAGCGAGTT TCCCTTCATTCGAGCGCTTTTCCCTGAGAACCTGGAGGCGGACAAGAGAGGACGGCCCACCACGGCCGGCAGCAAGATCAAG AAACAAGCCAACACGCTGGTCCAGACACTCATGAGGTGCACGCCTCACTACGTTCGCTGCATCAAACCCAACGAGACCAAACGCCCTCGGGACTGGGAGGAGAGCAGAGTACGGCACCAGGTGGAGTACCTGGGCCTCCGCGAGAACATCCGTGTCCGCCGAGCCGGATATGCGTACCGGCGCCTTTTCAGCAAGTTCCTGCAGAG GTATGCCGTCCTGACCAAAGAGACCTGGCCCACCTGGCAAGGTGATGAGCGTCAGGGTGTCCTGCACCTCCTGAACTCTGTCAACATGGACCAGGACCAATTCCAGCTGGGGAAGACGAAAGTCTTTGTCAAGGCTCCAGAGTCG CTCTTCCTGCTGGAAGAGATGAGGGAGAGGAAGTACAACGGTTATGCCCGGCTCATCCAAAAGGCCTGGCGGAAGCACGTCGCCGTCCGCAAGTACGTCAAGATGAGGGAGGAAG CATCCGACATCCTGCTGAACAAGAAGGAACGACGCCAGAACAGCTTGAACCGCAACTTTGTGGGCGATTACATCGGCACCGACGTCCATCCGGAGATCCGGCAGTTTGTCGGCCGCAGGGAGAGGATCGACTTTGCCGACGTGGTCATCAAATTTGACCGCAGGTTCAGG ATGGTGAAGCGTGACCTCATACTCACCCCCAAATTCTTGTACCTGATCGGTCGTGAGAAGGTGAAGCAGGGGCCGGACAAGGGTCAAATACAGGAGGTTCTCAAGAGGAAGGTGGAACTCGCCAATATCCAGTCTGTCTCCTTAAG CGCCCTTCAAGACGACATCTTCATCGTCCACCAACAAGACTACGACAGTGTTCTCCAGAGTGTTTTCAAGACCGAGTTCCTCAGTCTACTCGTCAAACGTCATCACGAGAAAACTCAGAGTAATCTTCCGCTTAAGTTCAACAACCT TTTGGAGTTCAAGGTCAAGAAGGGAGGCTGGGGCCCGTTCAGCTCATCGGGTTCCAGACAGATCCAATTCCAACTGGGTCAGGGGGATGAGGCAGTCCTGAAACCCAGTGGCAAGGTTCTGCGTGTCTCCATTGGACCGGGTCTTCCCAAAAGCTCGC GACCCACCAGGAGGGACAACCGTAAGAGTTTCTACCGAGAGAATCGGGCCGCACCCACTGCCCAGAACGACTCGG ATCCTCACAACGGAGGCGTCGGGACACGCCGAGGAAGCCCCTCCAGAGGCGCATCGCTGAGGCAGCAGTCCAGCATGGAGCAGCCCAGTCTTCCCCGACTCCAGAACCGGCATCGGCGCGACAGCGGCCATGCTCAGCACGTGGACATGGGCTTCATGAGCGTCCCGGACCAGGGCGCCGCCGG GCTGCAGCGTCGGCGTTCCAAGGAGCTGAAGCCGGTCCCTGGAGCGGGTCGACCAAAACCGGCGCCCAAGCCGAAGCCTCGTTCCCCACAGTGTCGCGCCCTCTACGCTTACGATGCCCAAGACACAGATGAGCTCAGTTTCAACatggatgatgtcattgagATTCTCACTGAGG GTTTGTCATTTAGATCCGTCGGGCTGGTGGTTTGGACGCCTTCGCGGACGAGAGGGAATGTTCCCCGGAAACTACGTGGAGAAGATCTAGATGTTGAGGTCATAGCAAACTGA
- the myo1eb gene encoding myosin IEb isoform X4, whose translation MGSKERYHWLAQDVKVSGVDDMVLLSKINEDAITENLKKRYMDDYIFTYIGPVLISVNPFKQLPYFTDREVDLYQGAAQYENPPHVYALADDVYRNMMIDCENQCVIISGESGAGKTVAAKYIMSYVSKVSGGGDKVQHVKDIILQSNPLLEAFGNAKTVRNNNSSRFGKYFEIQFGRGGAPDGGKISNFLLEKSRVVSQNPGERNFHIYYQLLEGASGEQRENLGVTIPDYYNYLNQSGTFTVEDVNDKKEFSDTLGAMSVVGLSMEDQDSVVQLVAGILHLGNINFREENNFAVVESADFLAFPSFLLGIPQDALCSKLTSRIMDSKWGGKSESISVTLNTEQACFTRDALAKALYSRLFDFLVDCVNRAIQKDREEFNIGVLDIYGFEIFQEEYVQEGIKWTPIEYFNNKVVCDLIESKLNPPGIMSVLDDVCATMHAKGDGADQTLLQKLQGQVGSHQHFSSWNKGFVVHHYAGKVSYDVSGFCERNRDVLFNDIIELMQGSEFPFIRALFPENLEADKRGRPTTAGSKIKKQANTLVQTLMRCTPHYVRCIKPNETKRPRDWEESRVRHQVEYLGLRENIRVRRAGYAYRRLFSKFLQRYAVLTKETWPTWQGDERQGVLHLLNSVNMDQDQFQLGKTKVFVKAPESVRRHAATTQLFLLEEMRERKYNGYARLIQKAWRKHVAVRKYVKMREEASDILLNKKERRQNSLNRNFVGDYIGTDVHPEIRQFVGRRERIDFADVVIKFDRRFRMVKRDLILTPKFLYLIGREKVKQGPDKGQIQEVLKRKVELANIQSVSLSALQDDIFIVHQQDYDSVLQSVFKTEFLSLLVKRHHEKTQSNLPLKFNNLLEFKVKKGGWGPFSSSGSRQIQFQLGQGDEAVLKPSGKVLRVSIGPGLPKSSRPTRRDNRKSFYRENRAAPTAQNDSDPHNGGVGTRRGSPSRGASLRQQSSMEQPSLPRLQNRHRRDSGHAQHVDMGFMSVPDQGAAGLQRRRSKELKPVPGAGRPKPAPKPKPRSPQCRALYAYDAQDTDELSFNMDDVIEILTEGLSFRSVGLVVWTPSRTRGNVPRKLRGEDLDVEVIAN comes from the exons GGCAGCAAAGAGCGCTATCACTGGCTGGCTCAGGACGTGAAGGTGAGCGGCGTGGACGACATGGTGCTCCTGTCCAAAATCAACGAGGACGCCATCACGGAGAACCTCAAGAAGAGATATATGGATGATTACATCTTT ACCTACATTGGACCAGTTCTGATCTCCGTCAATCCGTTTAAACAACTTCCCTATTTCACGGACCGAGAAGTGGACCTCTACCAGGGCGCG GCTCAATACGAGAACCCGCCTCACGTCTACGCGTTGGCTGACGACGTTTACCGCAACATGATGATTGACTGCGAGAACCAGTGTGTCATCATCAG CGGTGAGAGTGGTGCGGGGAAGACGGTGGCGGCCAAATACATCATGAGCTACGTATCCAAGGTGTCAGGGGGTGGTGACAAGGTGCAG CACGTGAAGGACATCATCCTGCAGTCCAACCCCCTGCTGGAGGCCTTCGGGAACGCCAAGACGGTCCGGAACAATAATTCCAGCCGCTTT GGAAAGTACTTTGAGATCCAGTTTGGCCGTGGCGGCGCTCCCGACGGAGGAAAGATCTCCAACTTCCTGTTGGAGAAGAGCCGAGTGGTTTCGCAAAATCCAGGAGAGAGGAATTTCCACATCTACTACCAG CTGCTAGAGGGGGCGAGCGGGGAGCAGAGGGAAAACCTTGGGGTCACAATCCCCGACTACTACAACTACCTTAACCAATCGGGAACTTTCACAGTCGAAGACGTCAACGACAAGAAGGAGTTCTCTGACACCTTG GGCGCCATGTCGGTGGTAGGCCTGTCCATGGAAGACCAGGATTCGGTCGTTCAGCTGGTCGCGGGCATCCTCCACCTGGGCAACATAAACTTTCGCGAGGAGAACAACTTTGCGGTGGTGGAGAGCGCTGACT TTCTGGCCTTCCCGTCCTTCCTGCTGGGGATCCCCCAGGACGCTCTATGCAGCAAACTGACCAGCAGGATCATGGACAGCAAGTGGGGAGGCAAGAGTGAGTCCATCTCGGTCACCCTCAACACGGAGCAGGCCTGCTTCACCCGCGACGCCCTGGCCAAAGCCCTCTACAGCCGCCTCTTTGACTTCCTGGTGGAC TGTGTCAATAGAGCCATACAGAAGGACCGGGAGGAGTTCAACATCGGAGTCCTGGACATCTACGGCTTTGAGATCTTCCAA GAGGAGTACGTTCAGGAGGGCATCAAGTGGACGCCCATCGAGTATTTCAACAACAAAGTTGTGTGTGACCTCATTGAATCCAAGCTG AATCCTCCTGGCATCATGAGCGTGTTGGACGACGTGTGCGCCACCATGCACGCCAAAGGCGATGGCGCTGACCAGACTCTGCTGCAGAAACTCCAAGGTCAAGTGGGCTCACACCAACACTTCAGCAGCTGGAACAAAGGCTTTGTGGTGCACCACTACGCTGGAAAG GTGTCCTATGACGTCAGCGGCTTCTGCGAGAGGAACAGAGATGTGCTGTTCAACGACATCATTGAGCTGATGCAAGGCAGCGAGTT TCCCTTCATTCGAGCGCTTTTCCCTGAGAACCTGGAGGCGGACAAGAGAGGACGGCCCACCACGGCCGGCAGCAAGATCAAG AAACAAGCCAACACGCTGGTCCAGACACTCATGAGGTGCACGCCTCACTACGTTCGCTGCATCAAACCCAACGAGACCAAACGCCCTCGGGACTGGGAGGAGAGCAGAGTACGGCACCAGGTGGAGTACCTGGGCCTCCGCGAGAACATCCGTGTCCGCCGAGCCGGATATGCGTACCGGCGCCTTTTCAGCAAGTTCCTGCAGAG GTATGCCGTCCTGACCAAAGAGACCTGGCCCACCTGGCAAGGTGATGAGCGTCAGGGTGTCCTGCACCTCCTGAACTCTGTCAACATGGACCAGGACCAATTCCAGCTGGGGAAGACGAAAGTCTTTGTCAAGGCTCCAGAGTCGGTACGAAGGCATGCGGCGACAACGCAG CTCTTCCTGCTGGAAGAGATGAGGGAGAGGAAGTACAACGGTTATGCCCGGCTCATCCAAAAGGCCTGGCGGAAGCACGTCGCCGTCCGCAAGTACGTCAAGATGAGGGAGGAAG CATCCGACATCCTGCTGAACAAGAAGGAACGACGCCAGAACAGCTTGAACCGCAACTTTGTGGGCGATTACATCGGCACCGACGTCCATCCGGAGATCCGGCAGTTTGTCGGCCGCAGGGAGAGGATCGACTTTGCCGACGTGGTCATCAAATTTGACCGCAGGTTCAGG ATGGTGAAGCGTGACCTCATACTCACCCCCAAATTCTTGTACCTGATCGGTCGTGAGAAGGTGAAGCAGGGGCCGGACAAGGGTCAAATACAGGAGGTTCTCAAGAGGAAGGTGGAACTCGCCAATATCCAGTCTGTCTCCTTAAG CGCCCTTCAAGACGACATCTTCATCGTCCACCAACAAGACTACGACAGTGTTCTCCAGAGTGTTTTCAAGACCGAGTTCCTCAGTCTACTCGTCAAACGTCATCACGAGAAAACTCAGAGTAATCTTCCGCTTAAGTTCAACAACCT TTTGGAGTTCAAGGTCAAGAAGGGAGGCTGGGGCCCGTTCAGCTCATCGGGTTCCAGACAGATCCAATTCCAACTGGGTCAGGGGGATGAGGCAGTCCTGAAACCCAGTGGCAAGGTTCTGCGTGTCTCCATTGGACCGGGTCTTCCCAAAAGCTCGC GACCCACCAGGAGGGACAACCGTAAGAGTTTCTACCGAGAGAATCGGGCCGCACCCACTGCCCAGAACGACTCGG ATCCTCACAACGGAGGCGTCGGGACACGCCGAGGAAGCCCCTCCAGAGGCGCATCGCTGAGGCAGCAGTCCAGCATGGAGCAGCCCAGTCTTCCCCGACTCCAGAACCGGCATCGGCGCGACAGCGGCCATGCTCAGCACGTGGACATGGGCTTCATGAGCGTCCCGGACCAGGGCGCCGCCGG GCTGCAGCGTCGGCGTTCCAAGGAGCTGAAGCCGGTCCCTGGAGCGGGTCGACCAAAACCGGCGCCCAAGCCGAAGCCTCGTTCCCCACAGTGTCGCGCCCTCTACGCTTACGATGCCCAAGACACAGATGAGCTCAGTTTCAACatggatgatgtcattgagATTCTCACTGAGG GTTTGTCATTTAGATCCGTCGGGCTGGTGGTTTGGACGCCTTCGCGGACGAGAGGGAATGTTCCCCGGAAACTACGTGGAGAAGATCTAGATGTTGAGGTCATAGCAAACTGA
- the myo1eb gene encoding myosin IEb isoform X1: MGSKERYHWLAQDVKVSGVDDMVLLSKINEDAITENLKKRYMDDYIFTYIGPVLISVNPFKQLPYFTDREVDLYQGAAQYENPPHVYALADDVYRNMMIDCENQCVIISGESGAGKTVAAKYIMSYVSKVSGGGDKVQHVKDIILQSNPLLEAFGNAKTVRNNNSSRFGKYFEIQFGRGGAPDGGKISNFLLEKSRVVSQNPGERNFHIYYQLLEGASGEQRENLGVTIPDYYNYLNQSGTFTVEDVNDKKEFSDTLGAMSVVGLSMEDQDSVVQLVAGILHLGNINFREENNFAVVESADFLAFPSFLLGIPQDALCSKLTSRIMDSKWGGKSESISVTLNTEQACFTRDALAKALYSRLFDFLVDCVNRAIQKDREEFNIGVLDIYGFEIFQQNGFEQFCINFVNEKLQQIFIELTLKAEQEEYVQEGIKWTPIEYFNNKVVCDLIESKLNPPGIMSVLDDVCATMHAKGDGADQTLLQKLQGQVGSHQHFSSWNKGFVVHHYAGKVSYDVSGFCERNRDVLFNDIIELMQGSEFPFIRALFPENLEADKRGRPTTAGSKIKKQANTLVQTLMRCTPHYVRCIKPNETKRPRDWEESRVRHQVEYLGLRENIRVRRAGYAYRRLFSKFLQRYAVLTKETWPTWQGDERQGVLHLLNSVNMDQDQFQLGKTKVFVKAPESVRRHAATTQLFLLEEMRERKYNGYARLIQKAWRKHVAVRKYVKMREEASDILLNKKERRQNSLNRNFVGDYIGTDVHPEIRQFVGRRERIDFADVVIKFDRRFRMVKRDLILTPKFLYLIGREKVKQGPDKGQIQEVLKRKVELANIQSVSLSALQDDIFIVHQQDYDSVLQSVFKTEFLSLLVKRHHEKTQSNLPLKFNNLLEFKVKKGGWGPFSSSGSRQIQFQLGQGDEAVLKPSGKVLRVSIGPGLPKSSRPTRRDNRKSFYRENRAAPTAQNDSDPHNGGVGTRRGSPSRGASLRQQSSMEQPSLPRLQNRHRRDSGHAQHVDMGFMSVPDQGAAGLQRRRSKELKPVPGAGRPKPAPKPKPRSPQCRALYAYDAQDTDELSFNMDDVIEILTEGLSFRSVGLVVWTPSRTRGNVPRKLRGEDLDVEVIAN; encoded by the exons GGCAGCAAAGAGCGCTATCACTGGCTGGCTCAGGACGTGAAGGTGAGCGGCGTGGACGACATGGTGCTCCTGTCCAAAATCAACGAGGACGCCATCACGGAGAACCTCAAGAAGAGATATATGGATGATTACATCTTT ACCTACATTGGACCAGTTCTGATCTCCGTCAATCCGTTTAAACAACTTCCCTATTTCACGGACCGAGAAGTGGACCTCTACCAGGGCGCG GCTCAATACGAGAACCCGCCTCACGTCTACGCGTTGGCTGACGACGTTTACCGCAACATGATGATTGACTGCGAGAACCAGTGTGTCATCATCAG CGGTGAGAGTGGTGCGGGGAAGACGGTGGCGGCCAAATACATCATGAGCTACGTATCCAAGGTGTCAGGGGGTGGTGACAAGGTGCAG CACGTGAAGGACATCATCCTGCAGTCCAACCCCCTGCTGGAGGCCTTCGGGAACGCCAAGACGGTCCGGAACAATAATTCCAGCCGCTTT GGAAAGTACTTTGAGATCCAGTTTGGCCGTGGCGGCGCTCCCGACGGAGGAAAGATCTCCAACTTCCTGTTGGAGAAGAGCCGAGTGGTTTCGCAAAATCCAGGAGAGAGGAATTTCCACATCTACTACCAG CTGCTAGAGGGGGCGAGCGGGGAGCAGAGGGAAAACCTTGGGGTCACAATCCCCGACTACTACAACTACCTTAACCAATCGGGAACTTTCACAGTCGAAGACGTCAACGACAAGAAGGAGTTCTCTGACACCTTG GGCGCCATGTCGGTGGTAGGCCTGTCCATGGAAGACCAGGATTCGGTCGTTCAGCTGGTCGCGGGCATCCTCCACCTGGGCAACATAAACTTTCGCGAGGAGAACAACTTTGCGGTGGTGGAGAGCGCTGACT TTCTGGCCTTCCCGTCCTTCCTGCTGGGGATCCCCCAGGACGCTCTATGCAGCAAACTGACCAGCAGGATCATGGACAGCAAGTGGGGAGGCAAGAGTGAGTCCATCTCGGTCACCCTCAACACGGAGCAGGCCTGCTTCACCCGCGACGCCCTGGCCAAAGCCCTCTACAGCCGCCTCTTTGACTTCCTGGTGGAC TGTGTCAATAGAGCCATACAGAAGGACCGGGAGGAGTTCAACATCGGAGTCCTGGACATCTACGGCTTTGAGATCTTCCAA CAAAACGGGTTTGAACAGTTCTGCATCAACTTTGTCAACGAGAAGCTGCAGCAGATTTTCATTGAACTCACATTGAAGGCGGAGCAG GAGGAGTACGTTCAGGAGGGCATCAAGTGGACGCCCATCGAGTATTTCAACAACAAAGTTGTGTGTGACCTCATTGAATCCAAGCTG AATCCTCCTGGCATCATGAGCGTGTTGGACGACGTGTGCGCCACCATGCACGCCAAAGGCGATGGCGCTGACCAGACTCTGCTGCAGAAACTCCAAGGTCAAGTGGGCTCACACCAACACTTCAGCAGCTGGAACAAAGGCTTTGTGGTGCACCACTACGCTGGAAAG GTGTCCTATGACGTCAGCGGCTTCTGCGAGAGGAACAGAGATGTGCTGTTCAACGACATCATTGAGCTGATGCAAGGCAGCGAGTT TCCCTTCATTCGAGCGCTTTTCCCTGAGAACCTGGAGGCGGACAAGAGAGGACGGCCCACCACGGCCGGCAGCAAGATCAAG AAACAAGCCAACACGCTGGTCCAGACACTCATGAGGTGCACGCCTCACTACGTTCGCTGCATCAAACCCAACGAGACCAAACGCCCTCGGGACTGGGAGGAGAGCAGAGTACGGCACCAGGTGGAGTACCTGGGCCTCCGCGAGAACATCCGTGTCCGCCGAGCCGGATATGCGTACCGGCGCCTTTTCAGCAAGTTCCTGCAGAG GTATGCCGTCCTGACCAAAGAGACCTGGCCCACCTGGCAAGGTGATGAGCGTCAGGGTGTCCTGCACCTCCTGAACTCTGTCAACATGGACCAGGACCAATTCCAGCTGGGGAAGACGAAAGTCTTTGTCAAGGCTCCAGAGTCGGTACGAAGGCATGCGGCGACAACGCAG CTCTTCCTGCTGGAAGAGATGAGGGAGAGGAAGTACAACGGTTATGCCCGGCTCATCCAAAAGGCCTGGCGGAAGCACGTCGCCGTCCGCAAGTACGTCAAGATGAGGGAGGAAG CATCCGACATCCTGCTGAACAAGAAGGAACGACGCCAGAACAGCTTGAACCGCAACTTTGTGGGCGATTACATCGGCACCGACGTCCATCCGGAGATCCGGCAGTTTGTCGGCCGCAGGGAGAGGATCGACTTTGCCGACGTGGTCATCAAATTTGACCGCAGGTTCAGG ATGGTGAAGCGTGACCTCATACTCACCCCCAAATTCTTGTACCTGATCGGTCGTGAGAAGGTGAAGCAGGGGCCGGACAAGGGTCAAATACAGGAGGTTCTCAAGAGGAAGGTGGAACTCGCCAATATCCAGTCTGTCTCCTTAAG CGCCCTTCAAGACGACATCTTCATCGTCCACCAACAAGACTACGACAGTGTTCTCCAGAGTGTTTTCAAGACCGAGTTCCTCAGTCTACTCGTCAAACGTCATCACGAGAAAACTCAGAGTAATCTTCCGCTTAAGTTCAACAACCT TTTGGAGTTCAAGGTCAAGAAGGGAGGCTGGGGCCCGTTCAGCTCATCGGGTTCCAGACAGATCCAATTCCAACTGGGTCAGGGGGATGAGGCAGTCCTGAAACCCAGTGGCAAGGTTCTGCGTGTCTCCATTGGACCGGGTCTTCCCAAAAGCTCGC GACCCACCAGGAGGGACAACCGTAAGAGTTTCTACCGAGAGAATCGGGCCGCACCCACTGCCCAGAACGACTCGG ATCCTCACAACGGAGGCGTCGGGACACGCCGAGGAAGCCCCTCCAGAGGCGCATCGCTGAGGCAGCAGTCCAGCATGGAGCAGCCCAGTCTTCCCCGACTCCAGAACCGGCATCGGCGCGACAGCGGCCATGCTCAGCACGTGGACATGGGCTTCATGAGCGTCCCGGACCAGGGCGCCGCCGG GCTGCAGCGTCGGCGTTCCAAGGAGCTGAAGCCGGTCCCTGGAGCGGGTCGACCAAAACCGGCGCCCAAGCCGAAGCCTCGTTCCCCACAGTGTCGCGCCCTCTACGCTTACGATGCCCAAGACACAGATGAGCTCAGTTTCAACatggatgatgtcattgagATTCTCACTGAGG GTTTGTCATTTAGATCCGTCGGGCTGGTGGTTTGGACGCCTTCGCGGACGAGAGGGAATGTTCCCCGGAAACTACGTGGAGAAGATCTAGATGTTGAGGTCATAGCAAACTGA